One window from the genome of Mycolicibacterium gadium encodes:
- the mbtN gene encoding mycobactin biosynthesis acyl-ACP dehydrogenase MbtN — protein MTVGLPADGDYCELLDRVFDDRVTKWTAEAEVTERFPRQLIEYLGESNIFAAKWPESQQHSDVAKVIALARKLGTLGSAGIGVGVGLHDSAIAILRRFGKSDYLRNIAEQAIRGEAVLCIGASEQSGGSDLQIVGTEVRSVRDGFEVKGIKKFVSLSPVADHVMAVARHVDHDPNSKHGSVVVIAVPLAQCEIQPQYRKVGAGPLDTAAVHIDTWVPGDALVARAGIGLAAISWGLAQERMSVAGLVSTSAQRVIGITLARMMTRRQFGRSLYEHQALRLRMADLQARVDMLRYALDGIAATGKLDLRAAAAMKVNAARMGEEVLNECMHIFGGSGYLVDETPLGRWWRDMKLARVGGGTDEVLWELVAAAMKPDYDGYAEFNQLP, from the coding sequence ATGACCGTCGGCCTCCCTGCGGACGGGGACTACTGCGAGCTGCTCGACCGCGTCTTCGACGACCGGGTGACGAAGTGGACGGCCGAGGCCGAAGTGACCGAGCGCTTTCCCCGCCAGCTCATCGAATACCTTGGTGAATCAAATATTTTCGCTGCCAAGTGGCCAGAGAGCCAGCAGCATTCGGACGTCGCGAAGGTGATCGCGCTGGCGCGCAAGCTCGGAACTCTGGGGTCGGCAGGCATCGGCGTCGGCGTGGGACTGCACGACTCGGCGATCGCGATCCTGCGGCGGTTCGGTAAGTCGGATTACCTGCGCAACATCGCCGAGCAAGCGATTCGCGGCGAGGCAGTGCTGTGCATCGGCGCCTCCGAACAGTCGGGTGGATCCGACCTGCAAATCGTCGGCACCGAGGTTCGGTCGGTCCGGGACGGATTCGAAGTCAAGGGCATCAAGAAGTTCGTGTCATTGTCCCCGGTCGCCGACCACGTCATGGCGGTGGCCCGCCATGTCGACCATGATCCGAACAGCAAGCACGGCAGCGTGGTCGTCATCGCCGTCCCGTTGGCGCAGTGCGAAATTCAGCCGCAGTACCGCAAGGTCGGCGCGGGCCCGCTGGACACCGCAGCCGTGCACATCGACACCTGGGTGCCCGGCGATGCGTTGGTCGCGCGGGCGGGCATCGGCCTGGCCGCGATCTCCTGGGGGCTGGCGCAGGAGCGGATGTCGGTGGCGGGCCTGGTGTCGACGTCGGCCCAGCGCGTCATCGGAATCACGCTGGCGCGCATGATGACTCGCCGGCAGTTCGGCCGTTCCTTGTATGAGCATCAGGCGCTGCGGCTGCGCATGGCCGACCTGCAGGCACGCGTCGACATGCTGCGCTATGCGCTTGACGGTATCGCGGCGACGGGCAAGCTGGACCTCCGCGCCGCTGCGGCGATGAAGGTCAATGCGGCCCGCATGGGCGAAGAGGTGCTCAACGAATGTATGCACATCTTCGGCGGCTCGGGCTATCTGGTGGACGAGACACCGCTGGGCCGGTGGTGGCGCGACATGAAGCTGGCGCGGGTCGGCGGCGGCACCGACGAGGTGCTGTGGGAGTTGGTCGCCGCGGCGATGAAGCCTGACTACGACGGCTATGCCGAGTTCAACCAGCTGCCCTAG
- the mbtM gene encoding long-chain-fatty acid--ACP ligase MbtM, translating into MAAALSAAMRGAKTQLSVLDSDSDEWIHHPWQEVHARSENVADRIVDDGSTSVGLVGEPTIEYLAAIPGTFLAGAGLSILPGPIRRADPAQWAQMTLNRWRSIGVTKAFSHGAELELLREQADGVVVHDLVDVAHARRSITFEGPQTADVAILQGTAGSTGTPRTAQISPAAALANLRGLTTRIKIDGDSRLQSWLPIYHDMGLAVMLVSTLGQADLWQASTKAFSSNPFGWLNWLHESKATMTAAPNMAFNIIGRYGSGLSGLNLSNLGYTLNGGEPVDCDGYARFSAEMARFGFNPNSLAPSYGLAESTCAVTIPEPFSGLRVDEVTVTTDASESTRRFAVLGHPIDGMEIRVNTEQPHATEVTDREVGEIEIRGTSLMNGYIGVAPIDFRDWLPTGDLGYLTDEGLVVCGRAKELITVAGRNVFPNEIERIAGQIDGVRDGCVIAIGTGEATARPRLIITAEFKGDDEPAARSAVVARVASECGVVPADVVFVKPGALPRTSSGKLRRLEVKRSLEGASR; encoded by the coding sequence CTGGCCGCGGCCCTGTCGGCCGCGATGCGAGGAGCCAAGACCCAGTTGTCGGTTCTCGATAGCGACAGCGATGAGTGGATTCACCATCCCTGGCAGGAGGTCCACGCCCGATCGGAGAACGTCGCCGACCGCATCGTCGACGACGGCTCCACTTCTGTCGGCCTCGTCGGTGAGCCGACCATTGAGTACCTCGCCGCGATACCGGGCACCTTCCTCGCGGGTGCGGGACTGTCGATCCTGCCGGGACCCATTCGGCGCGCCGATCCCGCGCAATGGGCGCAGATGACTTTGAACAGGTGGCGCAGCATCGGAGTGACGAAGGCGTTCAGCCACGGCGCGGAGCTGGAACTGCTGCGCGAGCAGGCCGACGGAGTCGTCGTTCACGATCTCGTCGACGTGGCCCACGCCCGCCGGTCGATCACCTTCGAAGGACCCCAGACAGCCGACGTCGCCATCCTGCAGGGCACTGCGGGTTCCACCGGAACTCCACGTACAGCACAGATTTCGCCTGCCGCCGCCCTGGCCAATCTTCGCGGACTGACCACGCGAATCAAGATCGACGGCGACTCCCGACTGCAGAGCTGGCTACCGATCTACCACGATATGGGCCTTGCGGTCATGCTGGTGTCCACGCTCGGACAGGCAGATCTTTGGCAGGCGTCCACAAAGGCCTTTTCCAGCAATCCATTTGGTTGGTTGAACTGGCTTCACGAGAGCAAGGCCACGATGACCGCGGCGCCCAATATGGCCTTCAACATCATCGGCAGGTACGGCAGCGGCCTCTCCGGTCTCAATCTGAGCAATCTCGGCTACACGCTCAACGGCGGCGAGCCCGTCGACTGTGACGGGTATGCACGCTTCTCCGCAGAGATGGCCCGCTTCGGTTTCAACCCGAATTCGCTTGCCCCGTCCTATGGGCTTGCCGAATCTACCTGTGCAGTGACCATTCCGGAGCCCTTCTCAGGTCTTCGTGTTGACGAGGTCACCGTCACCACCGACGCGAGCGAATCCACCAGGCGCTTTGCTGTTCTCGGCCATCCGATCGACGGCATGGAGATTCGGGTGAACACCGAGCAGCCCCACGCCACCGAGGTAACCGATCGTGAGGTCGGAGAGATCGAGATCCGCGGCACGTCACTCATGAACGGGTATATCGGCGTGGCGCCGATCGATTTTCGCGATTGGCTGCCCACCGGTGATCTCGGATACCTGACCGACGAGGGGCTCGTCGTCTGTGGCCGAGCGAAGGAGCTCATCACGGTGGCGGGACGCAACGTGTTCCCCAACGAGATCGAACGCATTGCCGGCCAAATCGACGGCGTGCGTGACGGTTGCGTGATCGCGATCGGCACGGGTGAGGCAACCGCACGACCGCGACTGATCATCACCGCGGAGTTCAAAGGCGACGACGAGCCCGCAGCGCGCAGTGCCGTGGTTGCTCGCGTCGCATCCGAATGCGGTGTGGTGCCCGCCGATGTGGTGTTCGTAAAACCCGGTGCGCTGCCACGCACGTCCTCGGGCAAGCTGCGCCGGCTGGAGGTCAAGCGCAGCCTCGAAGGAGCCAGCCGATGA
- a CDS encoding YceI family protein, which translates to MKKPVLWGLGILIVLAIVGFTAGPWIYRECIAGEADAELTLPGQTEAATTDVNGTWTVVPGPDDDAKRTQAGYRVDEILRGSPLTVNGRTPKVTGEAVVAAEKLESATFTVDVASITSPESARDNQFRGEDILDTGKFPTAELRVTQPVDVAAVPETGAPVTLDVPVSLTVKGVARDVTAKVNVQRAGDTIVAAGSVPVTWTDFKVTPPDFAGFVTVEPTGTIEFLVNLAKQ; encoded by the coding sequence ATGAAGAAGCCTGTCCTGTGGGGGCTCGGCATCCTGATCGTCCTCGCCATCGTCGGGTTCACGGCCGGACCGTGGATCTATCGCGAGTGCATCGCCGGTGAGGCCGACGCCGAACTGACGTTGCCCGGCCAGACGGAGGCTGCGACCACCGACGTCAATGGGACGTGGACGGTGGTGCCGGGACCGGACGACGATGCCAAACGCACGCAGGCGGGCTATCGCGTCGACGAGATCCTGCGGGGCTCACCGCTGACCGTCAACGGCCGGACCCCGAAGGTCACCGGCGAGGCCGTGGTGGCCGCGGAGAAGCTGGAGTCGGCGACGTTCACCGTCGACGTGGCGTCGATCACCTCCCCGGAAAGCGCGCGAGACAACCAGTTTCGCGGCGAGGACATCCTCGACACCGGCAAGTTCCCGACCGCCGAGCTGCGCGTGACTCAGCCGGTCGACGTCGCCGCAGTGCCCGAGACCGGTGCGCCGGTGACGCTGGACGTGCCGGTGAGCCTGACGGTCAAGGGCGTCGCGCGCGACGTCACCGCCAAGGTAAATGTCCAACGCGCCGGAGACACCATCGTCGCCGCCGGCTCTGTCCCGGTCACCTGGACCGATTTCAAAGTCACACCACCGGATTTCGCCGGGTTCGTGACCGTCGAGCCGACTGGCACGATCGAGTTCCTGGTGAACCTCGCCAAGCAGTAG